Proteins encoded together in one Mycobacterium simiae window:
- a CDS encoding TIGR03943 family putative permease subunit: protein MKRETENTVLLLVGLSVAMILATGVFTRYVKPSLLPWLGLTAALLIGLALVAIVGDVRRGGAQQHDHHDHPADGHTHRGGVVWLLAVPVVVLIFITPPALRPQAATGSVTNVSNDVLRQAFPPLPPGRAPEVSLPDVMMRAANDTTGSLNDRLITVTGFVLNEPGGVDLARIVIICCAADAQLARLHLRDHDGAGTLHYADNTWLRVEGVVTPAQRRPHTPPIPTLRAVTVTPVAAPPNPYA, encoded by the coding sequence ATGAAACGCGAAACCGAGAACACGGTCCTGCTGCTGGTCGGGCTGAGCGTCGCGATGATCCTGGCCACCGGGGTGTTTACCCGCTACGTCAAGCCGTCGCTGTTGCCGTGGCTCGGGCTCACCGCCGCGCTGCTGATCGGGCTCGCCCTGGTGGCCATCGTCGGCGACGTCCGCCGCGGCGGTGCGCAGCAGCACGATCACCACGATCACCCCGCTGACGGGCATACCCATCGTGGCGGCGTGGTGTGGTTGCTCGCCGTGCCCGTCGTGGTGTTGATCTTCATCACCCCCCCGGCGCTGCGACCGCAGGCGGCCACCGGTTCGGTCACCAATGTCTCCAATGACGTTCTGCGGCAGGCCTTCCCACCGCTCCCGCCGGGTCGCGCACCGGAAGTGTCGCTGCCCGACGTCATGATGCGGGCCGCCAACGACACCACCGGATCGCTCAACGATCGGCTGATCACGGTCACCGGCTTCGTCCTCAACGAGCCCGGCGGGGTCGACCTGGCCCGGATCGTCATCATCTGCTGTGCCGCCGACGCGCAGCTGGCCCGCCTCCATCTGCGCGACCACGACGGCGCGGGCACCCTGCATTACGCCGACAACACCTGGCTGCGGGTGGAGGGCGTCGTAACTCCCGCGCAGCGACGGCCGCACACGCCGCCCATCCCGACGCTGCGAGCGGTCACGGTGACACCGGTCGCGGCGCCGCCCAACCCCTACGCCTGA
- a CDS encoding GHMP family kinase ATP-binding protein: MTRPRIRARAPLRISFAGGGTDVPPFPALEGGCVLSATIDRYAYGSLSPRSDRKVTIESVDFKTTHEMTLDSEILYDGSLDLIKAAVRRFGRDGTDGYDLVLRSSAPPGSGLGSSSTMMVALTGLLAEHYRAPMGEYETAQLACAIERDDLGIAGGLQDMYAATFGGFNFIEFSDRVIVNPLRIRDDTAFELELSLLLCYTGITRDSARVIEDQTRRATAGADDTLAGLRAQKELAVAMKAALLTGKLSDFGALLGEAWNQKKKMSPYITNERIDELYDLALRTGALGGKLTGAGGGGYILLFCDFTKKHRVMEALEGAGAAITEFAFESKGLTTWLA, from the coding sequence ATGACACGCCCCCGAATCCGCGCGCGGGCACCGCTGCGGATTTCCTTCGCCGGGGGCGGCACCGACGTTCCGCCGTTCCCCGCCCTCGAAGGCGGCTGTGTGTTGTCGGCGACCATCGACCGCTATGCCTACGGCTCGCTGTCCCCGCGGAGCGACCGCAAGGTCACCATCGAGTCCGTCGATTTCAAGACCACTCATGAGATGACGCTGGATAGCGAGATCCTCTACGACGGCAGCCTCGATCTGATCAAGGCCGCGGTGCGGCGGTTCGGCCGCGACGGCACCGACGGCTACGACCTGGTGCTTCGTTCGAGCGCACCGCCCGGCTCCGGCCTGGGCTCGTCCTCGACGATGATGGTCGCGCTCACCGGACTGCTCGCCGAGCACTACCGGGCGCCGATGGGCGAATACGAGACCGCCCAACTCGCGTGTGCCATCGAACGCGACGACCTCGGCATCGCCGGCGGTCTGCAAGACATGTATGCCGCCACCTTCGGTGGCTTCAACTTCATCGAGTTCTCCGATCGGGTGATCGTCAACCCGCTGCGGATCCGCGACGACACGGCTTTCGAGCTCGAGCTCAGCCTCCTGCTGTGCTACACGGGCATCACACGGGACTCCGCGCGAGTCATCGAGGATCAAACCCGCCGCGCCACCGCGGGCGCCGACGACACCCTGGCCGGGTTGCGGGCCCAAAAGGAACTGGCGGTGGCCATGAAAGCCGCACTGTTGACGGGCAAGCTCAGCGATTTCGGCGCGCTGCTCGGCGAGGCGTGGAACCAGAAGAAAAAGATGTCGCCCTACATCACCAACGAGCGCATCGACGAGCTTTACGATCTCGCGCTGCGCACCGGCGCGCTGGGCGGCAAGCTCACCGGGGCCGGCGGCGGCGGCTACATACTGCTGTTCTGCGACTTCACCAAGAAGCACCGGGTGATGGAAGCGCTCGAGGGTGCCGGGGCCGCGATCACCGAATTCGCTTTCGAAAGCAAGGGATTGACCACATGGCTGGCATAA
- a CDS encoding D-sedoheptulose-7-phosphate isomerase, producing MAGISMSDVVAPSVATVQQRLAETIAVKQQMQSGEFARQTVEVARVIIAALRAGGKVIFFGNGGSAQDAGHLAAELMGRFAFDRPGLAAISLPDATAAITAIGNDYSYAEVFARQVLAAGRAGDVVVGLTTSGNSANVVRALEAAGRAGMTTVTLTGARGGEAAEVAQICIRVPSHDTGRIQEACLHLGHTICEMVESALFARPS from the coding sequence ATGGCTGGCATAAGCATGTCGGATGTCGTCGCGCCGAGCGTGGCCACCGTCCAGCAACGACTGGCCGAAACCATTGCGGTCAAGCAGCAGATGCAGTCCGGCGAATTTGCCCGCCAGACCGTCGAAGTGGCGCGGGTGATCATCGCCGCGCTGCGCGCCGGCGGGAAGGTGATCTTCTTCGGCAACGGCGGATCCGCCCAGGACGCAGGGCATCTGGCCGCGGAGCTGATGGGTCGCTTCGCGTTCGACCGGCCCGGCCTCGCCGCGATCAGCCTGCCGGACGCCACTGCGGCGATCACGGCGATCGGCAACGACTACTCCTACGCCGAGGTCTTCGCCCGCCAGGTGCTGGCCGCCGGTCGGGCCGGCGACGTGGTCGTCGGCCTGACCACGTCGGGCAATTCGGCCAACGTCGTGCGCGCGCTCGAGGCGGCCGGCCGCGCCGGGATGACGACCGTGACGCTGACCGGCGCCCGCGGCGGCGAGGCGGCCGAGGTCGCGCAGATCTGCATTCGGGTGCCCAGCCACGACACCGGCCGCATCCAGGAGGCCTGTCTGCATCTGGGGCACACGATCTGCGAAATGGTCGAATCCGCACTGTTTGCCAGACCGTCCTGA
- a CDS encoding HAD-IIIA family hydrolase, with the protein MRLRHVRTVFVDRDGTINVKAGDGEYIRTPAQLVLLPGAAQALAALNAAGLRTVLVTNQRWLSEPSADPAHFDAIQDRLRELLAREGAHLDAVYHCPHPANSCDCRKPLAGMLIRAACEHGFDLSESVMIGDSDADMAAGRAAGAATIRLGGDAGGGADVVVRDLAAAARLILAETAGRSRGP; encoded by the coding sequence ATGCGATTGCGCCACGTCCGGACCGTCTTTGTGGATCGCGACGGGACCATCAACGTCAAAGCCGGCGATGGCGAATACATCCGAACGCCCGCGCAGCTGGTGCTGTTGCCCGGCGCGGCGCAAGCGCTGGCCGCGCTGAACGCCGCCGGTCTGCGCACCGTGTTGGTGACCAACCAGCGCTGGTTGTCCGAACCGTCCGCGGACCCGGCGCATTTCGACGCAATCCAAGACCGGCTGCGCGAGCTGCTGGCGCGCGAGGGCGCCCACCTGGACGCCGTCTATCACTGTCCGCACCCGGCGAACAGTTGCGACTGCCGAAAGCCGCTCGCCGGCATGTTGATCCGCGCGGCCTGCGAGCATGGTTTCGACCTGAGCGAGTCGGTGATGATCGGCGACAGCGACGCCGACATGGCGGCCGGCCGGGCGGCCGGGGCGGCTACCATCCGGCTGGGCGGCGACGCCGGGGGCGGTGCCGACGTCGTGGTCAGAGACCTCGCCGCGGCGGCACGGCTCATTCTCGCCGAAACCGCCGGACGATCGAGAGGGCCATGA
- a CDS encoding WecB/TagA/CpsF family glycosyltransferase, with protein sequence MRPTRIRVGELWFDALTQRQAVDTVRKAWADGAGGSIIPVNIDVARAAGRDAALADLIARGSLVVADGMPLVWAARLQGVPLPQRVAGSSLIGPLSAAAAADGKSVYILGGAEGIPQRAAAALTAQFPTLRIAGAQSPAYGFDATAEGARAAIAAVVAAAPDLVFVGLGFPRQERLIEQLREHLPGAWFLACGAGIGMAAGVVRRASPAIQRLGLEWAHRLLLEPRRLARRYLRDDLPFALTLMALSIVRRFRRE encoded by the coding sequence ATGCGGCCAACCAGGATCCGGGTGGGCGAGCTGTGGTTCGACGCCCTGACACAACGGCAGGCCGTCGACACGGTGCGCAAGGCCTGGGCCGACGGCGCGGGCGGCTCGATCATCCCGGTGAACATCGACGTGGCCCGCGCGGCCGGCCGCGACGCCGCCCTGGCCGACCTGATCGCCCGAGGATCGCTGGTCGTTGCCGACGGGATGCCGCTGGTGTGGGCGGCGCGGTTGCAGGGTGTACCCCTGCCCCAGCGGGTGGCCGGCTCGTCGCTGATCGGTCCGCTGAGCGCGGCGGCGGCCGCGGACGGCAAGTCGGTCTACATCTTGGGCGGCGCCGAGGGCATCCCGCAGCGCGCGGCCGCGGCACTGACCGCGCAGTTCCCGACGCTGCGCATCGCCGGCGCCCAGTCACCGGCGTACGGCTTCGACGCGACGGCGGAAGGCGCGCGGGCGGCGATCGCCGCCGTCGTGGCGGCCGCGCCCGATTTAGTGTTCGTCGGCCTAGGTTTCCCCCGGCAGGAGCGGCTCATCGAACAGCTGCGTGAGCACTTGCCGGGCGCGTGGTTTTTGGCCTGCGGCGCCGGGATCGGCATGGCCGCCGGCGTCGTGCGCCGGGCCTCACCAGCGATCCAGCGGCTCGGGTTGGAGTGGGCGCACCGGCTGTTGCTGGAACCGCGCCGGCTTGCCCGCCGCTACCTGCGCGACGACTTGCCGTTCGCGCTCACGCTCATGGCCCTCTCGATCGTCCGGCGGTTTCGGCGAGAATGA
- a CDS encoding GNAT family N-acetyltransferase — protein MAELIGARAEELAAMDIFEGCSIDDLEPLAACLQPLRAAAGQVLMQQGERAVSFLLISSGTAEIRHVGADGTVSVGEAAAGTIIGEIALLRESRRIATVITAEPLIGWIGDNDAFTRLVHIPGIMPRLLRTVRQRLAEFVTPIPIQMRDGTRLLLRPVLPGDDQRTVHGHIHFSSETLYRRFMTARIPSPALMHYLSEVDYVDHFVWVVTDGSDPVADARFVRDEHDPTVAEIAFTVADAYQGRGVGSFLIGALSIAAEVDGVERFTARMLSDNLPMRTIMDRHGAVWQREDIGVITTIIDVPRGRDLHIKRDLADKIRRVARQVIEALG, from the coding sequence GTGGCCGAACTGATCGGTGCGCGGGCGGAAGAACTCGCCGCGATGGACATCTTCGAAGGATGCTCCATCGATGACTTGGAGCCATTGGCCGCCTGCCTGCAGCCGCTGCGAGCGGCGGCCGGCCAGGTTTTGATGCAGCAGGGCGAGCGGGCCGTCTCGTTTCTGCTCATCTCCTCGGGCACCGCCGAGATCAGACACGTCGGCGCCGACGGCACCGTCTCGGTGGGCGAGGCCGCCGCCGGCACGATCATCGGAGAGATCGCCCTGCTCCGGGAAAGCCGTCGCATCGCGACCGTCATCACGGCCGAACCGCTGATCGGGTGGATCGGTGATAACGACGCCTTCACCAGGCTGGTGCACATCCCGGGCATCATGCCCCGGCTGCTGCGCACGGTCCGCCAGCGCTTGGCCGAGTTCGTTACGCCCATTCCGATCCAAATGCGCGACGGGACGCGCCTGCTGCTGCGCCCGGTACTGCCCGGCGACGACCAACGGACGGTGCACGGGCACATCCATTTCTCCAGCGAGACGCTGTATCGGCGGTTCATGACCGCCCGGATACCGTCCCCGGCCTTGATGCACTACCTGTCCGAGGTCGACTACGTCGACCACTTCGTCTGGGTCGTCACCGACGGCAGCGATCCCGTGGCCGACGCCCGGTTTGTCCGCGACGAACACGATCCGACCGTCGCCGAGATCGCGTTCACGGTCGCCGACGCCTACCAGGGCCGGGGCGTCGGCAGCTTTCTCATCGGCGCACTGTCGATCGCCGCAGAGGTCGACGGAGTCGAAAGATTCACCGCGCGAATGCTTTCCGATAACCTGCCGATGCGCACGATCATGGACCGCCACGGCGCGGTCTGGCAGCGCGAGGATATCGGCGTCATCACTACCATCATCGACGTCCCACGCGGGCGCGACCTGCACATCAAACGCGACCTGGCCGACAAGATCCGACGCGTCGCCCGCCAGGTGATCGAGGCGCTCGGCTGA
- a CDS encoding DUF5642 family protein: MRWLCIAVAVTVLTAGCGHPSPRRPSVAPSSTSARASVVNPANIKRVVRDLPPNYEVTSDIPGTASPRQSWGLDPDATSRPASCAALADPGLGREQTAQGLSASGQGGIINVIVVTLPDVGLDRGVVDSCAQWSLTAKHATAHVKLIDPPRIDGADTVGMAVDVKSAVESGTEIDSRAYTFIAYLDGYYAFTTLTTDPGSALPALAPQFAADLLVKTVSTLRG, from the coding sequence ATGCGCTGGCTCTGCATTGCCGTTGCGGTCACGGTGCTGACGGCCGGATGCGGCCACCCGTCGCCGCGTCGGCCGTCGGTCGCGCCGTCGTCTACATCGGCGCGCGCAAGCGTCGTCAACCCCGCCAACATCAAGCGAGTCGTTCGCGACCTACCACCCAATTACGAAGTCACCAGCGATATTCCGGGCACCGCCTCGCCGCGTCAGAGCTGGGGTCTCGATCCGGACGCGACGTCTCGGCCCGCGTCGTGCGCCGCGCTTGCCGACCCCGGCCTGGGTCGCGAGCAAACCGCGCAGGGACTGTCCGCCTCGGGCCAGGGCGGCATCATCAATGTGATCGTGGTGACTTTGCCGGATGTCGGGCTGGACCGCGGCGTCGTCGACAGCTGCGCCCAGTGGTCCCTGACCGCCAAGCACGCCACCGCCCACGTCAAGCTCATCGACCCGCCGCGCATCGACGGCGCCGACACCGTCGGTATGGCCGTCGATGTCAAATCCGCGGTCGAATCGGGCACCGAAATCGACTCGCGGGCATATACATTCATCGCCTACCTGGACGGCTACTACGCGTTCACCACGCTGACCACCGATCCCGGGTCGGCGTTGCCTGCGCTGGCACC